A part of Olleya sp. Bg11-27 genomic DNA contains:
- a CDS encoding sensor histidine kinase, translating to MNFNKKIKNIKYYFLVFIFLIVGAVLLQNLLNSNNALEQQKIEQKLKEEHTNALNSAKAGIQVYASLVSSIKSYTKNGAEFPNEYQLQKYLKDLLEDIDFNDSILISHVGTDHVFKYVITPNQIDPKNLKGVSSKTFISKQKIEELDRLMQSTDIKLFSPINLREGWAGFPFDFSARNNKNEILGYVAPVINVKYLLDYFYKKNDASTYVHKFVVNDSIDLTREVVYNNTRIYNEARDLEYYKGFDVKENDYIYSTIELFGLKLKIGSAYKVKPLVGKRSSNLAYFWYTLISILVFITLYQFLKNRALNTSLYDANNLVVLKNKALEGNLLKIQTLIKEVHHRIKNNMQMVSGILLMQEDEYDDENIKKALRDSQNRIQSMSLVHEKLYTNVTLKEVKTKEYVEQLLMYIEDTVKYKSMQIDKEIVIDQDLYFDGDTSSDLGLIINELVTNSFKYVFTKDQKNTLSIQIFKDQDFYKLVYKDYGKGLGDDFDFNNAKTLGMQLINILTEQLGGHLEYVKLPDSTFIISFKPLEKSFKE from the coding sequence ATGAATTTTAATAAGAAAATTAAGAATATAAAATACTATTTTCTTGTTTTTATATTTTTAATTGTAGGCGCTGTTTTATTACAAAATCTACTAAATAGTAATAATGCTTTAGAACAACAGAAAATAGAGCAAAAACTTAAAGAGGAACATACTAATGCTTTAAATAGTGCTAAAGCAGGTATACAAGTGTATGCAAGTTTAGTCTCTTCGATTAAAAGTTATACTAAAAATGGTGCAGAGTTCCCCAATGAATACCAGCTTCAAAAATACCTCAAAGACTTATTAGAAGACATTGATTTTAATGATTCAATTTTGATTAGTCATGTTGGAACAGATCATGTTTTTAAATATGTTATTACACCAAATCAAATTGATCCTAAAAATTTAAAAGGTGTGTCTTCAAAAACATTTATTTCTAAACAAAAAATAGAGGAGTTGGATCGTTTAATGCAGTCTACTGATATTAAGCTTTTTTCACCAATAAATTTGAGAGAAGGATGGGCTGGTTTTCCATTTGATTTTTCAGCACGAAACAATAAAAATGAAATTTTAGGTTATGTAGCTCCCGTTATAAATGTCAAATATTTATTAGATTATTTTTATAAAAAAAATGATGCAAGTACCTATGTACATAAGTTTGTTGTCAATGACTCTATTGATTTAACACGAGAAGTCGTTTATAATAATACCAGAATTTATAATGAGGCAAGAGATTTAGAATATTATAAGGGTTTTGATGTAAAAGAAAACGATTATATTTATTCTACTATCGAATTATTTGGGTTAAAATTAAAGATCGGTAGTGCTTACAAAGTAAAACCTTTGGTCGGTAAACGTAGTTCTAATCTTGCTTATTTTTGGTATACTTTAATTTCTATTTTAGTATTTATAACCTTGTATCAGTTTCTAAAAAATAGAGCTTTAAATACTAGTTTGTATGATGCTAATAATTTGGTTGTTCTTAAAAATAAGGCATTAGAAGGTAATTTACTAAAAATTCAGACCTTGATAAAAGAAGTCCACCACAGGATTAAAAATAATATGCAAATGGTGTCTGGTATTTTATTAATGCAAGAGGACGAATATGATGACGAGAATATCAAAAAAGCACTAAGAGATAGTCAAAACCGTATACAATCGATGTCTTTAGTACATGAGAAATTATATACTAACGTGACTTTGAAAGAGGTTAAAACAAAAGAGTATGTAGAACAATTATTGATGTATATCGAAGATACAGTTAAGTATAAATCCATGCAAATAGATAAAGAGATTGTTATTGATCAAGACTTATATTTTGATGGAGATACGTCTTCCGATTTAGGATTAATTATTAATGAGTTGGTAACAAACTCTTTTAAATATGTATTTACAAAAGATCAAAAAAACACGTTAAGTATCCAAATATTTAAAGATCAAGATTTTTATAAATTAGTGTATAAAGATTATGGAAAGGGATTAGGAGATGATTTTGATTTTAATAATGCAAAAACTTTAGGGATGCAATTAATAAATATTTTAACGGAGCAATTAGGAGGTCATTTAGAGTACGTTAAATTACCTGATAGCACATTTATTATTTCTTTTAAACCATTAGAGAAAAGCTTTAAGGAGTAG